A stretch of Ignavibacteria bacterium DNA encodes these proteins:
- the prmC gene encoding peptide chain release factor N(5)-glutamine methyltransferase has product MRRQTPDVERIWTVLDLVNWGTEYFERKGVDSPRLTIELMLCDVLDVRRLQLYTDHERPLTKEELSVLRAYVRRRAEREPLQYILGKADFYGLSFTVDPNVLIPRPETEIIVDRAIRLLREVGGLSPRCLDVGTGSGCIPVSIAVHDPTSVWVGIDVHNGALEVARRNAEAHAVGSRVTFTTMDFLADLPSGTFDLITMNPPYIPLVEIHELEPEVRDHEPLTALTDDLDGFTFYRRFAAAAPKILSPTGTAFLEIGYGQSTEILALMTAGGLLCTIIEDLAGIPRVAKISWGSVTKS; this is encoded by the coding sequence ATGCGTCGGCAAACGCCTGACGTAGAGCGCATATGGACCGTGCTCGACCTCGTGAATTGGGGGACGGAGTACTTTGAGCGCAAGGGCGTGGATTCTCCGCGTTTGACCATTGAGCTCATGTTGTGTGATGTTCTCGACGTGCGCAGACTTCAGCTCTACACCGATCATGAACGCCCCCTAACAAAGGAGGAGCTCTCGGTGTTGCGGGCCTACGTCCGACGAAGGGCAGAACGTGAGCCGCTGCAGTACATCCTCGGAAAGGCCGACTTCTATGGTCTATCCTTTACCGTTGACCCCAATGTGCTTATTCCACGTCCCGAGACCGAGATCATCGTTGATCGTGCGATCCGTCTCCTCCGCGAGGTAGGGGGCTTGTCACCGCGTTGTTTGGATGTGGGAACCGGAAGCGGATGTATACCCGTCAGTATTGCCGTTCATGACCCTACATCGGTCTGGGTGGGTATTGATGTGCATAACGGCGCACTGGAGGTTGCCCGACGTAATGCCGAGGCACATGCAGTGGGATCTCGAGTGACGTTCACAACGATGGATTTCCTTGCGGACCTACCGAGCGGTACATTCGACCTCATAACCATGAATCCGCCCTACATTCCGTTGGTTGAGATTCACGAGCTTGAGCCAGAGGTACGGGATCATGAGCCCCTTACCGCACTTACCGATGATCTCGACGGATTTACGTTCTACCGTCGATTCGCAGCCGCAGCCCCGAAAATTCTATCACCAACAGGCACGGCATTCCTCGAGATAGGGTATGGTCAGAGTACAGAGATTCTTGCCCTGATGACTGCCGGGGGGCTGCTTTGCACCATCATTGAGGACCTCGCCGGGATCCCTCGTGTGGCAAAGATCTCATGGGGCAGTGTTACAAAGTCGTAA
- a CDS encoding STAS domain-containing protein, with the protein MTENEQITERLVDETLIVALSGQFTGGEESEAFQTVLQRALVNGSKTVVVDLERVAYINSSFIGGLLAAHTSISRKGGAIVLCNVPEALQQILHVTRLDNVFDSYSSVDEALDAHNNDQ; encoded by the coding sequence ATGACGGAAAACGAACAGATCACAGAACGACTGGTTGACGAGACCCTGATCGTAGCACTTTCAGGTCAATTCACCGGGGGTGAGGAGTCGGAAGCTTTTCAGACAGTGCTTCAACGCGCCTTGGTGAACGGCAGCAAGACGGTGGTGGTGGACTTGGAACGTGTGGCCTATATCAACTCGTCGTTTATCGGCGGTTTGCTTGCGGCTCATACGTCCATCAGCAGGAAAGGGGGAGCGATCGTGTTATGTAATGTGCCTGAGGCATTACAGCAGATCCTCCATGTGACGAGACTGGACAATGTTTTCGACTCGTATTCGAGTGTAGACGAAGCACTCGATGCGCACAACAACGATCAATAA